One Vitis vinifera cultivar Pinot Noir 40024 chromosome 15, ASM3070453v1 genomic window, AAGTTTGTATTTCATAATTCCTGATATGCTGGACTTATTTTGTGGATCGCTTCTTCTTTGTTTCAGGCTTCAAGATCTTGTAATTCAGTCTAGGTGGTCCAAACAATGTACATGCCCTTTAGTACTTTAGGAGAGTCATATGATGGAATCCAGCTTCGATTCCTTGTTAGGGTGTTTGAAATGCTGTCGAAGGACAGACAAGCTTCTCTATCAGCTATGGGTAGTTCTATACCTTTTGGTGGTTCCTCATTGCCACTTTCATTCATCTACCATGTCTAATTCCATCTCTGGGCCCTCATGATTCTAAGCATCATTTAGTCTATGATATTCCCCCAGTTTTGTTCTCTTTCCTCACCTTCCTtcaattctcacattcttctaCCAGTAGGCTTTCTGTCAGGTTTTATATGTTTGCCACTGAATCAACATGACTTCTTACTACACCAAGGGCAGCAACTGACTTTTTTAAACCCacagaataaattaaaataaaaaccggAGTTTTTCCCCTCCCAAAGGGCCTCTCGAATCTGACATGGCTGTTTAAGAACATGGGTTTTATCTGAAGGGCCACTGgaacatataattttaattgcAACACTCTACAATTATAAATGACTTGATTACCCATCCTCCGCCCTGTATGAGTTGACAGTTCAAAAACCATGTCTTCAATTAACACTAGAAATGTACATGCCAACTTTACATTCGAATTCATTACCTTTTATGCTTCACCTATCTGCTCACCTTTCCATGCAATTTCTTTCTGCCTTCAAACTAACAACCAATTTTTACTCCTGgattaaaagaaatattcaaGTTCTTTTGGAAGTTTACCAGTTGGGAGGCTGGTTCCTCTTTATTCTGTGGCTAAGGTCTTTGACAATAGCTTGTTTGCCTTATTCTTCATTCATCCATAGAATGCAGATATCCCTACTCATTAGGGGCTTAATGTGGTTAAGCGAACTGCCATTGTAGAGAGTTTGACATCTCACAGTTTGGAAGCTTGTTCCACCTGGGGTGTCCCTGTTAAGTAATTAAAAAACATCAAACTGCTCATTCTTGTCTTTGGAATGGGAAGGAGAGTATTTGGAATTGTGAATTCACTGAAATCCTTGTTAAATCTTTATTCTAAAGGAGAAGATTGATAAGCCTGTAACAGCCATGGTTTTTTTCCATGCTCATCTTCTGTAATATTCGGCCTCCTATTATTCCTAAGACATCTGGACTTCTTTGGATTTAATCATACTGAGGTGTCTTGTCTGGTGGTAAATACGATGTGCAATTGCAAACAAGGACTTAGGCAGAATTGGTCTATATGGATCATTTGAGCAATGTGCTTATTTTTACTCATTTCTTCACtagcatttttattttaaaaatttttgttaGTTGACTATTTTTCTGTTTCACATGAATAAGGTCTCACAGTGCCATTGAGCTGCATTAGCTTCTGCTTATATGTGAATTGATGTTTTATCCTTCTTTTATTTCAAGTTTCTGAAAATTTCCAAGAACTAGTTCTACTTCCATAGGTGGTTGATGCTGTACCAAAGAGCAAGTTATACATGCAAAACAGGATATTAGAATGTGTTTCTAGAAGATGCAAATGATTAACATTTCAAAACCAAAAGTTGTTAGAAATATGCACAACTTTGGCAGTAAATCTCAGGGATGCTTGGCAATCTATGAATAAGTTTTCCAtgaaacatttttgttttcaactAAACAATGTTCATGAAGAGAATactttagtatttttgcatagCGACACACTTTTTCATGATAGTTTTGGAACTATGAACTTGGGCCTAGAGACATCTAAGCAGCAGGTAAGGATTCAGGTTTTCATCCCCAAATGATTGGGACATATAGCTTTATGTTGATATTCATGAGGTGTATTCCAAGATCAATATCTAATAGATGGAGCTTTGAAAGTACTAAATTCTTCTGAAATAACTTTTTGTTTATTCAAATGAAATACTTTGTATTATTTACCTCTTACTACCTGAACTGAAGTCATTTTATTGGTGCTTCGATTAGGTGGCAGAACTGGCCCTCCTAGAAGAATCTTTTGAAGCCAACATTCGAGACTATACCAAGATAATTGATGGTTATGGAAAGCAAAACAGGCTGCAGGATGCCGAAAATACCCTATCAGCCATGAAAAGAAGAGGCTTCATCTGTGATCAAGTAACCCTGACTGCCATGATTAACATGTATAGCAAGGCTGGAAACCTTGAGCTAGCTGAAAAAACATTTGAAGAGATCAAGCTGCTTGGCCACCCATTGGATAAAAGGTCCTATGGTTCAATGATAATGGCCTATATCAGAGCTGGAATGCCTGATCAGGGAGAGATTTTAGTGAAAGAAATGGAGGCCAAAGAAATTTATGCTGGAAGGGAAGTTTACAAGGCATTGTTAAGAGCATATTCCAATACCAGTGATGCTGAAGGGGCTCAAAGGGTCTTTGATGCTATTCAATTTGCGGGTATTTCTCCTGATGTTAAGCTGTGTGCTCTCCTTATAAATGCCTATCGAGTTGCAGGTCAAACTCAAAAGGCCCATGTTGCATTTGAAAATATGAGGAGATCTGGTCTCAAACCTAATGATAAATCTATTGCACTGATGTTGGCTGCATACGAAAAGGAGAACAAGCTTAACAAGGCATTGGACTTTTTGATAGATTTGGAAAGAGATGGTATTGTTCTTGGGAAAGAAGCTTCAGAACTACTGGCCGCCTGGTTTCAGAGGCTAGGGGTGGTGAAAGAGGTGGAACTTGTACTAAGAGAATATTCTGCAAAGGAAGCCAGTTGTGAAGTTCACCCTTCCTAGCTCATCTCCAAGCTCTTTGATGACGCATCTCCATCAGGACCAGCCTCACCCGTCCATgcattctttgtttttttggctaaaCTTGGTAagattctcaaaataatttcccTATCAGCTTGGTAGATATGGTCAAGAAAAACAGCAATCAGTTGACAAGTTTACTAATGTAACTGGGGTTCTCTTCTTGATGCAGAACTCTAGGTTTTGCCCCTGTAATTTTTGTAATCATTTTTGTTCCTCAACATTTGCCCAGTTAAAGAGTACCAACAACCTGTAGGCTTGAGCTTTGTAAGGAGAACTCTACGGCTATGCAAAAGTACTTATTGTTACATGAAATGTAAAGTGCTTCTGTCTATTTTTGGTTTAGCAGTTTTCCTCTTCTGCTTACGCAGTTTTGCATATGAAAAGCCATTCAAAAAAATTTGCCCCTTTTGCTCCCATTGCCTATGTACGCGCTTTTGTAAATGGCATTATGGGCCTATTAGAGTTCGTTTGGGCCTACAATTTGTTAATCCAATCTTGGGCCCAATTGCAAACATGCACGCCCTTACCAAGTTTTAGGCTATGGTTGGTTCCTAGAATGtaccaagaaaaaaatgttaaggcaAATAGTTTTCTCTTGTTAGATTTCActatagaaaatataagaaaaaataaaatatgattaaaattaattaaaattttatatatttttaaattatttaatttttatataataaagggaaataagtaaaatgag contains:
- the LOC100243847 gene encoding pentatricopeptide repeat-containing protein At1g01970 isoform X1, with protein sequence MGSFACIMLSNSYPKCSFGDEITNTLNCHFPEKFFFQTPVNVGHSRLNFGPVLVGSNVEEKGTVEMGEGEKKRYKWIEIGPNITEAQKMTISQISLKMTKRCKALVKQIICFSPEERSLSDLLAAWVKIMKPRRADWLSVLKELGRLDHPLLLEVAELALLEESFEANIRDYTKIIDGYGKQNRLQDAENTLSAMKRRGFICDQVTLTAMINMYSKAGNLELAEKTFEEIKLLGHPLDKRSYGSMIMAYIRAGMPDQGEILVKEMEAKEIYAGREVYKALLRAYSNTSDAEGAQRVFDAIQFAGISPDVKLCALLINAYRVAGQTQKAHVAFENMRRSGLKPNDKSIALMLAAYEKENKLNKALDFLIDLERDGIVLGKEASELLAAWFQRLGVVKEVELVLREYSAKEASCEVHPS
- the LOC100243847 gene encoding pentatricopeptide repeat-containing protein At1g01970 isoform X2; protein product: MGEGEKKRYKWIEIGPNITEAQKMTISQISLKMTKRCKALVKQIICFSPEERSLSDLLAAWVKIMKPRRADWLSVLKELGRLDHPLLLEVAELALLEESFEANIRDYTKIIDGYGKQNRLQDAENTLSAMKRRGFICDQVTLTAMINMYSKAGNLELAEKTFEEIKLLGHPLDKRSYGSMIMAYIRAGMPDQGEILVKEMEAKEIYAGREVYKALLRAYSNTSDAEGAQRVFDAIQFAGISPDVKLCALLINAYRVAGQTQKAHVAFENMRRSGLKPNDKSIALMLAAYEKENKLNKALDFLIDLERDGIVLGKEASELLAAWFQRLGVVKEVELVLREYSAKEASCEVHPS